CTGAAGGGTATTCCCGGTCGCAGCTATGGTCTGAGCATCGCCCGTCGACTGCAGTTGCCCGAGGACATCATCGTGCGCGCCGAAGAGCGGTTGCCGCACGGTGAGCGCGACCTCGCGGTGCTGCTATCCGACGTCGAAGCGCGCGAGGGAGCGCTCGGTGTGCGCGAGCAGGTGATGGACCGCGAGCAGGAAAAGTTGCGCGCACGCTTGGCCACGGTCACCGATCGCGAGCTGAAGGTGCGCGAGCGCGAGCGTGAGGCGGAGAAATCGGCACGTCAGGAGGCGCGCAAGTATCTCTTGGACGCGCGCGGTCAGGTGGAACGCGCCATCGCGGAGATCCGCGCCAAAGCGGGTGAACAGGCGGAAGCGCTCGAAGAATCCGCACGAGCGGCGCGACGCGCCGTCGAGGAGGCCGCCGCCGCGCAGGGACTCGCCGTCGAAGCGGTACAACAACGCGCTGCGCGCGAGAAGGTTCGCACGCAAGTGCGTGAGGCCGTCGATGTGGCCACGCCGCGTCCCGGCACGCCGCAGAAGGCGCAGCAGCCGTTGGCCGAGGGTGATCGCGTACTGGTGGGGACGCTCGACAACAAGAGCGGCCAGGTGCTCTCCGTGCGCGGTAAAGAAGCGCGCGTCGTCGTGGGTTCGCTCACGGTGACCGTGCCCTTGTCGACACTCACGCGGTCGTCCGCACCGCCGCCACCGGCGGTCAAAGTCACGTACGCCGGCAGTATCCCCGAGGCGGATCCGCTGCGCGAAGTCGATGTGCGCGGACTGCGCGTGGATGAAGTCGACGATCAGGTACTCCAGGCGCTCGATGCGGCCGTGCGCTCGGACATGCGCGAGCTGCGCATCATCCACGGCAAGGGAACCGGGGCGCTGCGATCCCGCGTGGGTGAGATGCTCAAGAAGGACACCCGGGTGGCGGGCTTCCGGCTGGGCGCGTGGAACGAAGGTGGGGCGGGAGTGACCGTGGCCGAGCTCACGTGATTTCCGACGAGATCATCGAGCGCGTGCGGACGGCCGCTGATATCGTGCAGATCATCAGCGAGTTCGTGCCGCTCAAGCGCGCCGGTGGTGACTATCGCGGACCGTGTCCGTTTCACGGTGGCACGAATCCGAATTTCTCCGTGTCGCCCAAGCGAGGGAGCTACCACTGCTTCGTGTGCCACGAAAGCGGCGATGTCTTTTCATTCGTACGGAAGCGTCTCGGCCTCGATTGGCCATCCGCCGTCAAGATGATTGGTGAGCGCGTCGGTATCGACGTCATTGACGTGCCCATGCGCGCGCAGGCGTCGGATCCGAATGCGCCGAATTTCGAGGTGCTCGCGGCGGCCGCGGAGTGGTTTCAACGACAGCTCACCGAAGAGGCGACCGGACGCGATGCGCGGGCGTATCTGCAGCAGCGCCAACTCGACGACGCCGCGTGGGAGCGATTCGGACTGGGCTTCGCGCCGCGCGATCTGCAGGCGTTGCGCCGATATCTGCATTCTCTTGGCGCCGATGATGCGCGCCTGATCGAAGCTGGCTTGTTCGTGGTGCGCGAAGGCGAGACCGAACCGCGTCCGCGTTTTCGCGGACGCCTCATGTTCCCGATCCTCGACGAGCTCGGTCGGCACGTGGGCTTCGGCGGTCGCGCGCTCGGTGACGACACGCCGAAGTATCTGAACAGTCCGGAGTCGGTCGTCTTTCAGAAACGAAAGACGTTGTACAACATGCATACCGCGAAACAGGCGATGCGCCGTGCTGGTCGCGCCATCGTGGTGGAAGGCTATCTCGATGCGATACGACTGGTGCTGGCCGGCATCGAAGAAGTCGTGGCGCCCCTCGGTACCGCGCTGACCGACGAGCAGGCGCAGCTGCTGGTGCGATATGCGCCCGAAGTCTTCCTGCTGTACGACAGCGATGAGGCGGGGCAGAAGGCGACCTTTCGCTCCGGTCTGGAGTTGCTCGGGCACAAGGCCACCGTTCGCGTGGTCACGTTGCCCGAGAACGAAGATCCGGACACGTTCGTGCGCGACCACGGCCGCGCCGCGATGGATACGCAACTCAGCTTGGCGATCGACCTCTTCGACCGCCAGGTCCAGATGCTCGAGCGTCTCGGATGGTTCTCCGATCTGCGCCGGCGTCGCATCGCCATCGATAAGCTGCTGCCCACTATTCGTGCGGCCCGCGATCCGTTGACGCGCGACCTGTATCTGGCGCGTCTCGCCGATGTGTCGCACCTCGACAAGGTTACGCTGTCGACCGAAGCGGACGCGGTGACGGAGCAGGGCCGGCGTCGCGCCCCGGGTGGGCCACCGGAGCGCAGCTCCGACGAGCCGATGCCCGAGTTCGAAGGGTCGGCGGTGGATGCTGAACCGGCTCCACTCCCACCTCCCGACGGAGACAAGCCCGTTTGGAAGTCGCGCAAGAACAGCAAGTATGGCGGTGGGCCCGAGTGGAAGACCACGAACATTCCACCTCGACCACGTCGTGACGAACCCGTGGAGCGGTCACTCGTGCGCGCGATGTTGGCGGATCGCGGGATCGCCGAACGCGTGGCCGAGCGTCATCCCCCGAGTTCGTTCCGGCACGCCCAGTATGGTGCGCTCTTTGCGGCGTTACTCGACGCGCCGATGAACGACGATCTGGACCAGATCGCCGACCGCTTGGCTCCGGACGCGCTCGCGGTGCTGCGCGAGCTTACCGATGGGGCCGTTGCGATCAATGTGGAGGCTTCGGACATCGGGCTCAGCCTCAGCAAGCTCGACGCGCGTGTGTTGGAATTCCGGGTCGATGAGATCCGTGAGGCGATGCGAACTGCAACGCGAGAAGCGCAGGACGCGTTGATGAAGGAGCGCCTTGAACTCGAGGCCGAAATCCGTCGGCTCTTGCCTATCCGCAGTCCGCGGGCTAAACCGAAGGGGTGACGGTCGACCATCGACCTGATCTCCCTCCTGGAGGTGTAGTGAATACCGAACTGCAAGCACTGTTGATCGTCCAGCAGGACGATGAAGTCATACGCGCCATCGAGGCGCGGCGCGATGCGCTGGCCCCTCGGCTCGCGACGCTCGACAAAGCGCGCAAGCGCGCGGCCGATGAGGTGTCCCGTACGGAAGGTGCGCTCGAGCGCGAGCTCGAGAAGCACCGGGCGATCGAAGCACGCCTCGTCGAACACAAGGCCCGACATGACAAGAACGTCGAGGTTTTGAATTCGGCGCAGAAGCTGAAGGAAGTCACCGCCGCCGCCGCGCAGGTCGAAGCGGCACGCAAGGTGGTCGCAGACGAGGAAAGTGAGTCGTTGGCGATCTCACGGCGCATCGTCGATCTGCGCAATGCCCTCGCCGTGCACCGCGAAGTGCTCGAGCGGACATCGTCCGACCAGGAGGCGGCGCGTTCCACGCTGGCCGCCGAGATCGCGGTCATCGACAAGGAGCTCGGTGTGGCACGGGCCAAGCGGAACAAGTCGTCCGAAGGCGTCGGCAAGTCGCTGCTGAGCAAGTACGATCGCGTGCAGGCCCGTCGCCGGACGATCGTCGTCTTCGAGCTGCACGATGATTTTTCGTGCGGGAGCTGCGACACGTCGATTCCGCTGCAGCGTCGTCTGCCGATGTCCACCGGTGCGATCATTGAACCCTGTGAAGGGTGTGGCTGCCTGCTGTACTACATCCCGGCGCCGCCGGTCGCGGTCCAGAGCTGATTTCGGGTACGTCGGCCGCGTCGGGGGTATGGTGGCACCGTTTTGGGTGCATCCCCCGCCGCTCTGCCGGTACATTGCGGGTGTGACTGCGTCCTCCCGTTCTCAACTCGACCGCCGCCTCGAAGGCGGCCCCCTTTCCACCTCGCTCCAGCCGGCGCGGCTGCGGCCGGAGGCGCGGTGGATCGCCACGGTCCCCGCCGCTGGCGAGGGCGTGCGCGGGCTGATGCAGGCCTTGCTGCTGCCGGAGCCCGTGTGCCGCCTCTTGGTGGCCCGTGGCTACGGAGACGTCGAGGCCGCCAAGCGATTTCTGCGTCCGCGCCTCGAGCATCTCTCGGCGCCAAACACGCTGCATGACTTGCCGCGGGCCGTCGAGCGCATCGCCGACGCGGTACGCGCCCAGGAAACGATCTTCGTGCACGGCGACTATGACGTCGACGGAATGAGTTCGACGGCACTCATGGTGCGG
This region of Gemmatimonas groenlandica genomic DNA includes:
- a CDS encoding zinc ribbon domain-containing protein; the encoded protein is MNTELQALLIVQQDDEVIRAIEARRDALAPRLATLDKARKRAADEVSRTEGALERELEKHRAIEARLVEHKARHDKNVEVLNSAQKLKEVTAAAAQVEAARKVVADEESESLAISRRIVDLRNALAVHREVLERTSSDQEAARSTLAAEIAVIDKELGVARAKRNKSSEGVGKSLLSKYDRVQARRRTIVVFELHDDFSCGSCDTSIPLQRRLPMSTGAIIEPCEGCGCLLYYIPAPPVAVQS
- the dnaG gene encoding DNA primase, coding for MISDEIIERVRTAADIVQIISEFVPLKRAGGDYRGPCPFHGGTNPNFSVSPKRGSYHCFVCHESGDVFSFVRKRLGLDWPSAVKMIGERVGIDVIDVPMRAQASDPNAPNFEVLAAAAEWFQRQLTEEATGRDARAYLQQRQLDDAAWERFGLGFAPRDLQALRRYLHSLGADDARLIEAGLFVVREGETEPRPRFRGRLMFPILDELGRHVGFGGRALGDDTPKYLNSPESVVFQKRKTLYNMHTAKQAMRRAGRAIVVEGYLDAIRLVLAGIEEVVAPLGTALTDEQAQLLVRYAPEVFLLYDSDEAGQKATFRSGLELLGHKATVRVVTLPENEDPDTFVRDHGRAAMDTQLSLAIDLFDRQVQMLERLGWFSDLRRRRIAIDKLLPTIRAARDPLTRDLYLARLADVSHLDKVTLSTEADAVTEQGRRRAPGGPPERSSDEPMPEFEGSAVDAEPAPLPPPDGDKPVWKSRKNSKYGGGPEWKTTNIPPRPRRDEPVERSLVRAMLADRGIAERVAERHPPSSFRHAQYGALFAALLDAPMNDDLDQIADRLAPDALAVLRELTDGAVAINVEASDIGLSLSKLDARVLEFRVDEIREAMRTATREAQDALMKERLELEAEIRRLLPIRSPRAKPKG